Within the Candidatus Neomarinimicrobiota bacterium genome, the region ATGTAAGTGGACTGGCCGGCGCACTGCCCCTGCCGTTTCCCTTTATCGGCGTCATGGGCAGCCGGGCCAAGCTGGCCGCAATTTTCGAGCGACTTGAGGGGCAACGTCTCGACCCAGCGAAGTATCCCAACCTGCGCGCCCCCGTGGGGCTGCCCATCCAGAGCCACACACCCGCCGAAATCGCCGTCAGCGTCGCAGCCCAGATCATCGCTGAGGAGCTGGGTACGCCCAGCGTTCCGGCGTCGCGGCCCTTGGAGGCGGCGGCCTGAACAGCCGAGACCGGCCTGAATGGGCCCTCAGCAGCCGGCGGGTTCTGGCTGCGGGCGGCCTCCGCGACGGGGCCGTGCTCATTGCCCAGGGCCGCATTCTCGACGTGGTTGGGCGCGACGCGGTGCCCGCGGGCGTCCCGCTGGACGACGTCGGCGAGCGCGTGGTCATGCCCGGACTGGTGGACAGTCACGTGCACATCAATGAACCGGGCCGCACCGCTTGGGAAGGCTTCGAATCGGCCACCCGGGCGGCCGCGGCCGGCGGCATCACCACGCTGGCCGATATGCCGCTGAACTGCGTTCCCGTCACCACCACCGCGGCGGCGCTGCACCAAAAAATCGAAGCCGCGCGGGGCCAACTGTGGGTGGACTGCGGGTTCTACGGGGGGTTGGTTCCCGACAACCTCCCGGACCTGGAATCCCTGGTTGACGCCGCCGTGCTGGGGTTCAAGGCTTTTCTCGCTCCTTCAGGCATCGATGAGTTCCCCGCCATGGACGAATCAAACTTGCGCCTGGCGCTGGCCCTGCTCGCCCCCGGCGGCTTACCCGTGCTGGTGCACGCCGAACTGGCCACCGGCCCGGAGGGCCGCGGTCCCTGGCCGCGCTACGCGGACTACCTGGCCTCCAGGCCCGATGAGTGGGAGCTCCGCGCTGTGGAGCTCATGATCCGGTTGTGCCGGGAGTTTTCCTGCCCGGTGCACATCGTCCACCTCTCTTCGGCCAGTGCCCTGGAGGCCCTCCGGCAGGCCCGCCAGGACGGCCT harbors:
- the allB gene encoding allantoinase AllB; protein product: MNSRDRPEWALSSRRVLAAGGLRDGAVLIAQGRILDVVGRDAVPAGVPLDDVGERVVMPGLVDSHVHINEPGRTAWEGFESATRAAAAGGITTLADMPLNCVPVTTTAAALHQKIEAARGQLWVDCGFYGGLVPDNLPDLESLVDAAVLGFKAFLAPSGIDEFPAMDESNLRLALALLAPGGLPVLVHAELATGPEGRGPWPRYADYLASRPDEWELRAVELMIRLCREFSCPVHIVHLSSASALEALRQARQDGLPLTVETCPHYLHFTAEQIPAGDTRFKCAPPIRGRQNRELLWQALEEGTIDFIVSDHSPCLPALKRMEQGDFQAAWGGIASLQLTLPVVWTEARQRGFAIEHVARWMCSRPAKLIGMDHRKGRLAPGFDADLTVWDPETTLTPTPDGLLHRHPTTPYEGETLYGVVEQTYLRGSKIYDPGQFLGSPRGEVLYRASKHQVA